In Helicobacter kayseriensis, the genomic stretch ATAGACTGGAACTTTTAGATTGAGATGGGTTTCGCATTCTCGCACTCTTTTGATGAGGGAGTGGATCCCTTGTTGCATTTCTTCTTTTGTTTCATTGAGCATTCGCACAATATCGATGATGTAAATGATTCCATTGAGCTTTTTGTAAAAATATCCTTTAGATAAAAATTTGATAAACGAGTTCCAGATCATTTTGCGCATCAAATAATCTTTGTTTTTCTCAATATTGTCTTCAGGTATTTCATCTGTGTTTGTTGGCTTGAAAAAGTTTTCAAAAGAAAAATAACTTCCTTCTGTGTCGATCAAAACCCCCTTTTTTGTAATGTAAAAGGAAAAATTTCTTGTTGAGAGGTGATGTTGTCTATAAGAGCCAAGTGCATCTGAAATAGGATACTCCAATCCTGCGTAATTGATAAATGAGCTTTTTCCTGCCCCCTCTTCTCCTATAACCATAACAAGAGGAAGTTTTTTGATCTTGATTTGTTTTTTCCAAGTTTTTTTGGCGTCATTTAGTGCGATAAAAAAATTGCGCTTTGTTTTTGAAAAGAAATCTGATGCTTGCGCTTTGATAGATCCGACCTCTTTTCTTTTTCTTGTTACTTTTTCTGAAAAAAAGTGTTTGATTTGTTTGTGAGTAAAAAAGTAAAGCGTTGGAAGCCAGATAAGACACAATGTGATGATTCTTGGATAGACCTGTGAAAACGGATAAAAATCATTGAATGATAAGAATGGCCCATAAAGCCAAAACAGTGTGCTAAAACCAATGAGGATAAAAGCAAAAAGACAAATAAGGAAAATTTTTGACAATAAAAATTTAAACAGCTTGCCGAAGACTTTTTTCATCTCTGTGTTGTTCCTTTGACCCAAAATAAACTAAGCCCTGATTCTAGTAGAGAATGTAAAAAAAGGGAAGCATTTTTTGACTAAAATTGAATGCTTAGAATAAAAATTATTTAGGAGTAACAAATGGCTGAATCAAAACCACCAAAAGAGAGAATCAACATCTCTTATAAAGCAAAAACGGGCGATCAGGTTGCCGAAGTTGAGTTGCCTCTGAAGCTGATGGTGATGTCCAATCTTAAAGGAAGCACTCTTGATGCTCCCCTTGAAGAAAGAAAACCGATTTCAATCAATAAGGTGAATTTCAATCAAGTTATGGAGGGGATGGGGATTTCACTTCATTTCAATGCCAAAAATGTTTTGAGCGAAGAGGCCGAAGAAATCAATGTCAATCTTGATCTTAAGGGGATGCAAGATTTTTCTCCAGATCATATTGCTCAGCAAGTACCAGAATTGAGAAAGTTGATGCAATTAAGAGAGGCGCTCATGGCATTAAAAGGGCCTATGGGAAATATTCCTGATTTTAGAAAAGCTGTTTTGAATGCCTTAAGCAATGAAGAAAGTAAGCAGAAGCTTTTGCTTGAAATTTCTCAAAATAAAGATTAAGAGTTTATGGAGGATAGTGATGAGTAACCAAACTGAAATCATTGAAACGCCAATGCTTGAAGAGATTATGGAAAAGAGTCGATATCCAAAAGAGGATGAAAGCTATTCGATTGCCAAGCAAGGTGTTGCAGAATTTATCTCTCAGATTGTGAAATCTGATAAGCCCGAAGAAAAGATCAATAAGTTTGCACTTGATGAAATGATCGCTCATATTGACCATCTTGTTTCAAAGCAAATGGATGAGATCTTGCATCATCCTGATTTTCAACAATTGGAATCTTCTTGGAGAGGTTTGTATGCTCTTGTTGAAAGAACAGATTTTAATGAAAATATCAAAATCGATCTTTTCAATGTCAGCAAGGCAGAAGCATTGGAAGATTTTGAAAACAATCCAGATATCACACAAACCACCCTTTATCGTAATTTTTATTCAAGTGAGTATGGGCAATTTGGAGGAGAGCCTATAGGCGCAATTATTGGAGATTATGAAGTGGGAGTAAGCAATCCTGATATGGATTTTTTAAATAAAATGTGTGCGATTTCTGCAATGAGTCATGCACCATTTATCACTTCTGCTGGAGCCAAGTTTTTTGGGCTTGATGATTACACCCAGCTTCCAAGCATTCAGGATCTTAAAGGCTTGCTTGATGGTCCTCAATACACAAGATGGAGAACGCTTAGAGAGAGTGAAGATGCGAAGTATCTAGGAATGATTGCTACTAGATTTTTGGCTAGATCTCCTTATGATCCTGAAAATAATCCAACCAAGACTTTTAATTACAAAGAAGATGTGAGTCAGTCTCATTCTGATTTGTTGTGGGGAAATTGTGCGTATTTGTTTGGAACTAGGCTGACAGAAAGCTTTGCAAAATATCGATGGTGTGGCAATATCATTGGCCCAAGCAGTGGCGGAGAAGTCAATGATCTCCCAATGCATTTTTATGAGAGCTTGGGCTCAATCCAAACAAAAATTCCAACAGAAGTTCTCATAACAGATCGAAGAGAATATGAGCTTGCCGAGCAAGGTTTTATAGCTCTAACCTTGCGAAGAGGGACTAATAATGCTGTTTTCTTTTCAGCAAACTCAGCCCTCAAGCCCAAAGTCTTTCAAAATACTCCAGAGGGGAAAGAGGCAGAAACAAATTTTAGATTGGGAACGCAATTGCCTTATTTATTCTTAATCTCAAGAATGGCTCATTATTTGAAAGTCTTGCAAAGAGAGGAGATTGGAAGCTGGAAAGAGAGGCAAGATATAGAAACAGGACTCAATGCTTGGCTTAAGCAATACATCTCTGATCAAGAAAATCCTCCCGCAGAAGTCAGAAGTCGTCGTCCTTTTAGATCTGCAAGCGTGAAAGTAGATGATGTTGAAGGAGAACCTGGAATCTACAGCATCAAACTTTATGCGCGACCACATTTTAAATATATGGGAGCAAACTTTGAGCTTTCTTTGGTCGGAAAGCTTGACAAAGAATAATGGGATTGATTGATCGCCTAATTCACAATCTCAATGAGGAATATGCCAATGTTCCTCATGCCCCAAACCTTATTGCAGAGATCAAGCAAAATATCAAATTCCTGCTTAATACCAATCCCAATGATTGTGCAAGTGTGCCAAATATTGGTTTGCTAAATATTTCTCAAGCTTCTATTGAAAAAAGTGAGCTTTCAAGACTAATGGGACAGGAGATTGCAAACATTATTGGGGAATATGAAAAGCGTATCCGTATTTTGTCCTTGCATTATGATGATGCCAATATCCCTTGGAAGCTTTCTTTTGTGCTCACTTGTTGTCTAAGCAATGATCGCTTTAAGGAGTTTAGCTTGTCTATTGATTTTTATAACAATCGTTATTGTGAGGTTTTTTAATGAATCAAAAGACTATTCTTTATTTTCGCAAGGAGCTAGAAAGACTAAAACTTGCAAGAGATGAGTTTGTGA encodes the following:
- the tssC gene encoding type VI secretion system contractile sheath large subunit; its protein translation is MSNQTEIIETPMLEEIMEKSRYPKEDESYSIAKQGVAEFISQIVKSDKPEEKINKFALDEMIAHIDHLVSKQMDEILHHPDFQQLESSWRGLYALVERTDFNENIKIDLFNVSKAEALEDFENNPDITQTTLYRNFYSSEYGQFGGEPIGAIIGDYEVGVSNPDMDFLNKMCAISAMSHAPFITSAGAKFFGLDDYTQLPSIQDLKGLLDGPQYTRWRTLRESEDAKYLGMIATRFLARSPYDPENNPTKTFNYKEDVSQSHSDLLWGNCAYLFGTRLTESFAKYRWCGNIIGPSSGGEVNDLPMHFYESLGSIQTKIPTEVLITDRREYELAEQGFIALTLRRGTNNAVFFSANSALKPKVFQNTPEGKEAETNFRLGTQLPYLFLISRMAHYLKVLQREEIGSWKERQDIETGLNAWLKQYISDQENPPAEVRSRRPFRSASVKVDDVEGEPGIYSIKLYARPHFKYMGANFELSLVGKLDKE
- the tssE gene encoding type VI secretion system baseplate subunit TssE → MGLIDRLIHNLNEEYANVPHAPNLIAEIKQNIKFLLNTNPNDCASVPNIGLLNISQASIEKSELSRLMGQEIANIIGEYEKRIRILSLHYDDANIPWKLSFVLTCCLSNDRFKEFSLSIDFYNNRYCEVF
- the tssB gene encoding type VI secretion system contractile sheath small subunit; this translates as MAESKPPKERINISYKAKTGDQVAEVELPLKLMVMSNLKGSTLDAPLEERKPISINKVNFNQVMEGMGISLHFNAKNVLSEEAEEINVNLDLKGMQDFSPDHIAQQVPELRKLMQLREALMALKGPMGNIPDFRKAVLNALSNEESKQKLLLEISQNKD